The segment ACTTGACCTGGCCTTTTCGCCGTTCCCGACACGCCACCCGGAAATCGTCGAGGAAATGGTGACGTCGCTGAACCTGTGGGTTTGCGCGCGCAAGAGCCATCCGGTGCTCAAGAACCACTGCTCGCTGGAGCAATACCTGGATTGCGGCCATATCTTCATGGCGCATTCCGGCGGCTCCGGCCGCCCGGCGCCGTCGCTGATTCCGCTCGACTACGCGCTGCAGCAGCGCGGGCTCAAGCGCAATGCGACGCTGACGGTACATTCATGGCGTGCCCAGGCCGAACTGGCCTCGCAGACCGACATGATCTTCACCGTCAATGCGCTGACCAAGGACATGGCCTGCGAGACCTATGGCCTGAAGGCCTTCCCGCTGCCGTCGGAACTGAACACCATGCTCGGCCTGAACATGTTCTGGCACCGCAGCCGCAACACCCATCCGATGCTGGTGTGGGCGCGCAACCTGTTCCGCCAGGTGGTGGGCGAGTTTGTCGGACTGCCGCCGGCACGCCCGGCACGGGTGGTCACCGAACAGGACCTGCAAGACCTGCAGGCACCCTGAGCAGCATCCTGCGGCGAGCAGCCCAAACAAAAAACCGGCGCCTGGCGCCGGTTTTTTGTTGCCCGTCTGCGCTCCGCGGTGGAGCGTGCAGGCTTATCGTTTGGGTCTGTGGGGACAGTCTGTTTTGGTGCAATTGCCGTACAGCGACAGTGCATGTTCCTGCAGCGTAAAGCCGCGCTCGCGCGCGATGCTTTGCTGGCGGTGCTCGATTTCAGAGTCGAAGAACTCCTCGACGCGGCCGCAGTCGAGGCACACCAGGTGGTCATGGTGCTTGCCTTCGTTGAGTTCGAAAATCGCCTTGCCGGATTCAAAGTTGTTGCGCGAGAGCAGGCCCGCCTGCTCGAACTGGGTCAGCACGCGGTAGACGGTGGCCAGGCCGATGTCCATATGCTCGTTCAGCAGGATACGGTAGACGTCTTCCGCGCTCAGGTGCCGCTGCTCACTGGTCTGAAAAATTTCAAGAATCTTCAGCCTGGGCACGGTCGCCTTCAGGCCGATGTTCTTGAGGTCCGCCGGACTCGGCATGTGGGTGACTCCCTAGAGTACAATGACTGGATAGTTGAATCATAAGGGTTTTGGCAGCAAAAGTCGCTCGCGGTAGTGATGTCCCAGGTCGACGTCACGCGCCCGGCACGGTTGCCGTCCCATGTGGTTGTCGCGGCAGGCGCAACAAGGCGTGTGTGGTGCAATCGGCGCATATTGCGCCGTTTTTGTGCCCGCTTTGCGGTACCGTGCCGCGGTACTTTTCTTTCCCTCCCGGAAGCGAGATACATGCGTTCTATCCGTTCGTCCGCCATGCGCCCGACGCTGGTTGTCCCCCTGCTGGCCGCGGCCCTGCTGGCCGGCGCCTGCTCAGCCTACGATTCCACCTCGCGCAAGGTAGCCAACGCCATCACGCCGTACCGGATCAACATCGTGCAGGGCAATTTCGTCTCGCGCGAGGCCGTATCGCAACTGCGCGAAGGCATGACGCGCGACCAGGTCAAGTTCCTGCTCGGCACGCCGCTGCTGAATGACGTGTTCCACGCCAACCGCTGGGACTATGTGTTCTCGTTCCGCCGCGGCAATACCCCGGTGGTGCAGCAGCGCCGCTTCACGGTGTTTTTCGAAGGCGACCGGCTGGTCAAGTTCAGTGGCGATGAACTGCCGTCCGAGTATGAGCTGATTGCCGAGATCGACGGCATGAAAAAGGCGCTGAAGGACCAGACGCCGGGCAAGATCTCCACCGGCGCGACAGCCGCCGCGGCCGCCCCGGCCGAAGCGCAGACCACGGTGGAGAACTTTGTGCCGCGGCAGGCGCAGCAGCCGGAGGCGGCACCCGCCCCTGCGGCATCGCCGGCCGCTCCCACCGAGGCAGCGGCGCCGGCCCAGGCCCCCAAACCGGCCGCCAACTGATCGGCCGCACGGCGCGCCGGCAGCGGCGCGCCACCAGTTTTCCGGGCCGGTCAGGCATGGCCGGCTCGATCACTTTCCGCGCATTGCGCATATTCCGCTGAGCCAGACACCATGAACATCGCCATTGCAGGCGCATCGGGCCGCATGGGCCGCATGCTGATCGAACAAGTGCTGAACACCGAGGGCGTGAGCCTCGCGGGCGCGCTCGACGTGCCGGGCTCGCCGGCGCTGGGCCAGGATGCGGGCCTGCTGCTGGGCCGGCAGACCGGTGTGGCGATCAGTTCCGATGTGGAAGCGGTGCTGGCCGGCGCGGACTGCCTGATCGATTTCACCCGTCCCGAAGGCACGCTGGCCCACGTGGCCGCGGCGAAGAAGCTGGGCGTGAAGATGGTGATCGGCACCACTGGCTTCGACGAGGCCGGCAAGGCCGCGTTGGCCGAGGCCGCCAGGTCGATCGGGATCGTCTTCGCCGCCAACTTCAGCGTCGGTGTCAACGCCACCTTCAAGCTGCTGGAAGTGGCCGCCAGGCTGCTGTCGACTGGCTATGATATCGAAGTGATCGAGGCGCATCACCGCTTTAAGGTCGATGCCCCGTCGGGCACCGCGCTGAAGATGGGTGAAGTGATTGCCGATGCGCTTGGCCGCGACCTCAAGACCTGTGCCGTCTATGCCCGCGAAGGCCACACCGGCGAGCGCAATCCCAACTCGATCGGTTTTGCCACCGTGCGCGGCGGCGATATCGTCGGCGACCACACCGTGATGTTCGCCGGCATCGGCGAGCGCATCGAGATCAGCCACAAGTCTTCCAGCCGCCAGTCGTATGCCGACGGTGCCGTGCGCGCCGCCCGTTTCCTCGCCGACAAGCCCAACGGCCTGTTCGACATGCAGGACGTGCTGGGCCTGAAGTAAGGCGCCGCGGGGCGCGCAGGGCCGAAACTGGCCTGCCGCCACGGTTATAATCGTCTTCTTTCGCATTGCACGCCCGGCGGGCGCCGCGCAAGCGGCGCGCCCGCTGCTCTCATTCCAACGATTCCCCCGGATGCCGGCAGGCCAGTTGCCGCGCAAACGTTGTCCTGACTGCTGTCCCGACCATGCAAGACAAATACCTTCCTTCCGCCGTTGAACAAGCCGCCCAGCAGCACTGGCAAGCCATCGACGCCTATCGCGTGTCGGAGCATGCGGCCGGGGCCGACGGCAAGGAAAAGCCCAAGTTCTACGCCTGCTCGATGCTGCCGTATCCGTCGGGCAAGCTGCACATGGGCCACGTGCGGAACTACACCATCAACGACGTGATGGCGCGCTACCTGCGCATGAACGGCAACAACGTGCTGATGCCGATGGGCTGGGACGCCTTCGGCATGCCGGCCGAGAACGCCGCGCTGAACAACGGCGTGGCGCCGGCGGCCTGGACCTACGACAACATCGCTTACATGAAGAAGCAGATGCAGTCGATGGGCCTGGCGATCGACTGGTCGCGCGAGGTCGCCACCTGCAGCCCGGACTACTACCGCTGGAACCAGTGGCTGTTCCTGAAGATGCTGGAAAAGGGCATCGCCTACCGCAAGACCGGCACTGTCAACTGGGATCCGGTCGACCAGACCGTGCTGGCCAACGAGCAGGTCATCGACGGCCGCGGCTGGCGCTCCGGCGCGGTGGTGGAAAAGCGCGAGATCCCGATGTACTACCTGC is part of the Cupriavidus necator genome and harbors:
- a CDS encoding LysR family transcriptional regulator; this encodes MVNVDTKLLVIFTELLSKRNATYVAEKMHMTAPAVSHSLGRLREIFDDPLFIRVPHGLTPTPRALELGPKIRDMLDLWSSINEGDADNFDPAIATGTLSIGFAAELGDTVFNRFVLRIKQLAPDLHIKLVESHSWETDVASMRANELDLAFSPFPTRHPEIVEEMVTSLNLWVCARKSHPVLKNHCSLEQYLDCGHIFMAHSGGSGRPAPSLIPLDYALQQRGLKRNATLTVHSWRAQAELASQTDMIFTVNALTKDMACETYGLKAFPLPSELNTMLGLNMFWHRSRNTHPMLVWARNLFRQVVGEFVGLPPARPARVVTEQDLQDLQAP
- the fur gene encoding ferric iron uptake transcriptional regulator; translated protein: MPSPADLKNIGLKATVPRLKILEIFQTSEQRHLSAEDVYRILLNEHMDIGLATVYRVLTQFEQAGLLSRNNFESGKAIFELNEGKHHDHLVCLDCGRVEEFFDSEIEHRQQSIARERGFTLQEHALSLYGNCTKTDCPHRPKR
- a CDS encoding outer membrane protein assembly factor BamE; translation: MRSIRSSAMRPTLVVPLLAAALLAGACSAYDSTSRKVANAITPYRINIVQGNFVSREAVSQLREGMTRDQVKFLLGTPLLNDVFHANRWDYVFSFRRGNTPVVQQRRFTVFFEGDRLVKFSGDELPSEYELIAEIDGMKKALKDQTPGKISTGATAAAAAPAEAQTTVENFVPRQAQQPEAAPAPAASPAAPTEAAAPAQAPKPAAN
- the dapB gene encoding 4-hydroxy-tetrahydrodipicolinate reductase, coding for MNIAIAGASGRMGRMLIEQVLNTEGVSLAGALDVPGSPALGQDAGLLLGRQTGVAISSDVEAVLAGADCLIDFTRPEGTLAHVAAAKKLGVKMVIGTTGFDEAGKAALAEAARSIGIVFAANFSVGVNATFKLLEVAARLLSTGYDIEVIEAHHRFKVDAPSGTALKMGEVIADALGRDLKTCAVYAREGHTGERNPNSIGFATVRGGDIVGDHTVMFAGIGERIEISHKSSSRQSYADGAVRAARFLADKPNGLFDMQDVLGLK